The nucleotide sequence CGCAAGCACGGCAATAATGATTGCCACAAGATCCGCGTCATGCGCGATCCACGCCGGGGCATCTCCGCCACCGACGTGCTCTAGTGTTGTGCCGGCTCAGGCCGGATCGAAATCCACCCGGCGTGGCACTTCCACCATGCCGGCGGCAAAGCGGCGTGCGTTGCGCACATAGCCCTCGGCCGAGACGGCCAGCCTTTCGGCCGAGTCCGGACCCAGCGTGCGGATGATCTTTCCCGGCGCGCCGACAACCAGCGAATTATCGGGAATTTCCTTGCCCTCGGTGACCAGCGCATTGGCGCCGATCAGGCAGTTCTTTCCGATTTTGGCGCCATTGAGCACGGTGGCGCCCATGCCGATCAGCGAGTTGTCGCCGATTGTGCAGCCGTGAAGAATGGCGCTATGCCCGATAGTGCAGTTTTCGCCGATGGTGAGCGGAAAACCCATATCGGTGTGCAGCACGCAGTTTTCCTGCACATTGGAGCGCGCGCCGATGGTGATCCGCTCATTGTCGCCGCGCATCACCACGCCAAACCAGACGCCGGCCTCGGGGCCCACCACAATATCCCCCACCAGCACGGCCGTGGGCGCGATGAACCCGGCCTTCGGGTCGATCTCGGGCGCAATCCCGTCCAGCGCATAAATCGGCATCACTATAGTCCTCCCTCGTCCACGCAGCGCATTCTAGGCGCTGCGGGAGAGGATCGGTAGGGGGCGATGGCGATTAGCCGACCAGATCTTCGACCGTGCCGCGCGCGCCTTCATCGAAGAGGTTTTCAAGGTGCTCGGCGACGACCGTGCGGAAGTTGGAATTCTCGGCAAGGTCGGTGCCGAACACTTCGGTGAGGGCAGCAAGGCCGTCGAAGAGGGCCTCCGGATCGTCGCCGGCATCGGTGGCGATGGCGAGCATTTTGAGGGCGTGCGGATCCCGGACGTCGATCTCGCTACCGTCCTCGGCAATGCCGGTGACATAGCGCATCCAGGCGGCGACACCTAGAGACAGGCGGGTGATCGGCTGGCCGGCTTTGAGGCGGTCGCGAATAGTACCGAGCAGGCGCTGCGGCAGTTTCTGCGAACCGTCCATGGCGATCTGCCAGGTGCGGTGCTTGAGGGCCGGATTGCGGAAGCGCTCGAGCAGTTCGTCACGATAGGCCCCGAGATCGGTGCCGGGCATGTCGAGCGTCGGCATTGCCTCTTCGGTCATCAGGCCATGGATGAGTTTGACATAGGCAGGGTCGCCCATGACCTCGGAAATATACTCATAGCCACCGAGATAGCCGAGATAGGCCATGGTCGAGTGCGAACCGTTGAGCATTCTGAGCTTCATCAATTCGAACGGCTCGACATTTTTCACCAGCTGGGCGCCGACCTTCTCAAACGCCGGACGACCGGCGGGGAAATGATCCTCGATCACCCATTTGGTGAAGGGCTCGGTCATGATCGGCCAGGCGTCTTCGGCGCCGATGAGGCCCGTGACTTCAGCCCGGTCAGCATCGGTGGTCGAGGGGACGATGCGATCAACCATGGTCGAGGGGAAGGCCACATCCTTGACCCAGGCGCCGAGATCGGCCTCGCGCAGGGCGGCAAAGCGGGTCACGATGCGCTTGGCCGTCTCGCCATTGGAGGGGAGATTGTCGCAGCTCATCACCGTGAAGGGGGCGATCCCGGCCGCCTTGCGACGGGCGAGGGCTTCGACCAGCATGCCGGGGGCCGATTTTGGCGTGGTGGGATTGGCGAGATCGTGGACGATGTCCGGGTGGCGCTCATCGAGCTCGCCGGTTGCCGGATCGTGGCAATACCCCTTTTCCGTCACGGTCAGCGAGACAATGCGGATGGCGGGGCTGGCCATCAGCGCCAGCAGCTCTTCACGCTCAGAATTGGCATCCATGACCGAAAGGATCGAGCCGATCACCCGCGGATGGGTGCCGGAGGCGTCGCGCACGGCGATGGTATACAGCCCGTCCTGCGGGGCGAGAGCGTCCTTGGTGTCGGGACGGCGAAGGCTCGCCCCCACAATGCCCCAGCTCGGGTCTTCGGCGAGGAGATCGTCGACATAAACGGCCATATGCGCACGGTGAAAGGCGCCGATGCCCAGATGGACGATGCCAGGCGACACCGCCGACCGGTCATAATTGGGCACTTTGGTGCCGGCCTTGAGGGTGGCGAGAGTGGCGGGGCTGAGGCGCGCGTCGGTCAAGGTAGTCTCCGGGAAAGGCTATTTGGGCGCAGCATAGAGATTTTCCAACTTGTATGGAAGATAGTGCGCGCCTATTCAGGCTCCTGTGTCGGGGCTTGCCTCAAAAGGGTCAAGCCCGGCATAAGCCTTTTGTGGGACTGGAGGAAGCGCAATGGCCGGCAAGCGGATCGTCAGCATTGGCGAATGCATGATCGAAATGAGCGGCGGCGAGGACCGCAATTATCGGCTGGGCTATGCCGGCGATACGCTGAACACAGCCTGGTATCTACGCGCCCTGCTCAGCAAGGATTTTGCCGTCGACTATGCCACAGCGCTGGGTTCGGACCGCTATTCGGACGATATCCGCGCCTTTCTCGATACCAATGGCATCGGCACCGACCATATCCAGACCATTCCGAGCCGTCGTCCGGGTCTTTACATGATCCATCAGGACAAGGGCGACCGGCATTTTACATACTGGCGCGACAATTCTGCGGCCAAGCTATTAGCCGACGATAAGGAGGCGCTGGGCAAGGCCGTGGAGGGTGCGAGCCTGGTCTATTTCTCCGGCATCACCCTCGCCATCCTCGCGCCCAAGGCGCGCGGGCGCCTGCTCGGCGCCATCGTCAAGGCGCGCGACAAAGGCGCGAAAATCGCCTTCGACACCAATCTGCGGCCTGCGCTGTGGTCGAGCGAGCGGGTGATGGCCTCGGTGCTGACGGCGGCGGCAAGCCTTTGCGATATCGTCCTGCCCACCCATTCGGACGAAGCCCCGCTCTTTGGCGACAAATCGGTGGAGGAGACGGCCGAGCGCTATCTCGAGCTGGGCGTCGAGGAAGTGGTGGTCAAGGACGGCTCCAACGAGGCGCTGATCGCCACGGCCCACGAGCGGGTGAAAATGGCCCCGCCGCCGGCCAAAAGCGTGGTGGATGCCACCGGGGCCGGCGACAGCTTTAATGGCGGCTATCTTTCGGCGCGGCTGATGGGCAAGTCGATCGCCGAAGCTGCCGAAAATGCGCACCGGGTGGCCGGGGTAGTGATCGGCCACAAGGGCGCGCTGGTGGACCCCAAGCTTTTGGGGTGAGGGTTTAGGCCAAGGCCGC is from Devosia sp. SD17-2 and encodes:
- a CDS encoding gamma carbonic anhydrase family protein, translating into MPIYALDGIAPEIDPKAGFIAPTAVLVGDIVVGPEAGVWFGVVMRGDNERITIGARSNVQENCVLHTDMGFPLTIGENCTIGHSAILHGCTIGDNSLIGMGATVLNGAKIGKNCLIGANALVTEGKEIPDNSLVVGAPGKIIRTLGPDSAERLAVSAEGYVRNARRFAAGMVEVPRRVDFDPA
- a CDS encoding mannitol dehydrogenase family protein encodes the protein MTDARLSPATLATLKAGTKVPNYDRSAVSPGIVHLGIGAFHRAHMAVYVDDLLAEDPSWGIVGASLRRPDTKDALAPQDGLYTIAVRDASGTHPRVIGSILSVMDANSEREELLALMASPAIRIVSLTVTEKGYCHDPATGELDERHPDIVHDLANPTTPKSAPGMLVEALARRKAAGIAPFTVMSCDNLPSNGETAKRIVTRFAALREADLGAWVKDVAFPSTMVDRIVPSTTDADRAEVTGLIGAEDAWPIMTEPFTKWVIEDHFPAGRPAFEKVGAQLVKNVEPFELMKLRMLNGSHSTMAYLGYLGGYEYISEVMGDPAYVKLIHGLMTEEAMPTLDMPGTDLGAYRDELLERFRNPALKHRTWQIAMDGSQKLPQRLLGTIRDRLKAGQPITRLSLGVAAWMRYVTGIAEDGSEIDVRDPHALKMLAIATDAGDDPEALFDGLAALTEVFGTDLAENSNFRTVVAEHLENLFDEGARGTVEDLVG
- a CDS encoding sugar kinase codes for the protein MAGKRIVSIGECMIEMSGGEDRNYRLGYAGDTLNTAWYLRALLSKDFAVDYATALGSDRYSDDIRAFLDTNGIGTDHIQTIPSRRPGLYMIHQDKGDRHFTYWRDNSAAKLLADDKEALGKAVEGASLVYFSGITLAILAPKARGRLLGAIVKARDKGAKIAFDTNLRPALWSSERVMASVLTAAASLCDIVLPTHSDEAPLFGDKSVEETAERYLELGVEEVVVKDGSNEALIATAHERVKMAPPPAKSVVDATGAGDSFNGGYLSARLMGKSIAEAAENAHRVAGVVIGHKGALVDPKLLG